Within Alteribacter lacisalsi, the genomic segment TTCGAACAGCTCGATTCCGTGGTTTTCGAGGGGAAAAGGGAAGTTTGTTTCGTACACAATTTCGTCCATTTTTTCAATGGAGTTTCTGACTACACGCGGCGTGCTGTCAATGTAGCGGGTATCGTAAAACACCCGCTTCTGACCCTGGGCAATCCAGACTTCCACCGATCCGTCCTCCTCAATCCAGCGGATGTAACGGTCGCCAAACTCCTGTTCAGCCCAGTCATCGTCTTCTGTACTCCGTCTTACGATAAAACCGACTTCGCTCGCATCATCAAGATCGGACAGCGTGTAATTTGCCTGCACGCCAAAGTCTGTTTCCTCTGTGAAATCAATGGATGTTCCATCGGCACCATCAGCCCATGTCCACAGGTTCCAGCCCTCGTAGTTTCCGTCGTAACGGTAGTAGTTCAGTGTCACATCAATTTCATCAAATTCCGGAAATTCACGGTACTCGCCGTATGGCGGCTCGTAATGCACGGTCGAACTTCCATACTCAACCCATACCTCTTCATTTGCTTCATCACGGATGTCCTCAATCCAGAGGTCGCCGTCGTGAGCCCGGTCCTCCCATCCGTCCGTCCGGATGATGAAGCCGATATTATTGTGTGCCCCTTCAAGTTCCACTTCGGCCACTTTGCCGAATGCATCTTCTCCAGTAAAGTGATGCACAGCACCTTCTTCACCTTCACCCCATACCCAGAGGTTCCAGTCTCTTGTATCATCATCTTCAGGTGCAAAGTGAATCGTTACTTTTGTGTACACCTGATTGTCATCTCCAGTCGCGTCCTGACCTTGTGCAAACGTTTGCACATTTGCCATAGAAAAAACAGTCGAGAACAGAAGCAGCATTGCCATAACCATAGCGAAGCCTGTCTTTATACCGTTTTTCACACACGTTTCCTCCTTTTTTCTCTCCAAAGCGGGTTGTATGTACACTTTTGGTACAGCAAGATCCACCTCCTGTTGTCCCGCTCCCCCTCCGGCAGATACCAGAGTCATAGATTTTTACACAATGTAATAGTAGCACAATGTTCCAATTTAAGAAACCGCTTTCACTCAAGAATTAGCAATTTTCGCAATTGTGCCCTTGTGGTGGTAAACGGGGAGAACCCTTGACTCATGCCCCCCACTCCGCTATTTTTAACGTTAGACAATGATGCGGAAAATCTGCAGAACAAAGGACCGATTGCCCAATGGGATACAACATTCTATTTATTTCACACCTCTATCCCCATAAAGAAGATCCAGCCGAAGGGGCCGTGATCCATAGACAGGCGCTCGCACTGAGAGCAAGGGGTCATCAGGTGACGATTATCGCGCCCCGCCCCATAAGCCCGAGGCCGCTCACTTTGCTCAGCGACAAATGGGCTCGGATTTACCGGATCCCCCGCAGCTATACGTGGGAAGGAATCGAAGTGCACTCCCCGCGCTACCTCACGCTGCCGCGCAAACTGCTCAGCTCGACCCGGGGAACGTACATGTCCCGAAGTATTGAGAAACTACTGAAGCGGGTCACGAAAAAAACATACGATCTGATCCACGTGCATCACGGCTACCCCGACGGCACTGCTGCCTTGGATCTAGGGGCAAAGATGAAAACGCCGGTCGCCACCACTTTCCGGGGCTCGGACATCGACATTACCCTCCATCAGGACGAAGCACACAGCAGGCATATCCTCCACGTGTGCAGACAATCTGATGCGCTCATCACCCCGAGCCCGCAACTTCGGAAAAAACTGCTCGATTATGAAGGATACGACTCCGTGCATATCGGGAACGGCATCTATCCTGAAGACCGGTACACAGGTGAGCCTGAAAGGAAGCCGGGCCCGGTCATCCTGAGTGTCAGCCGGCTTCTCACACAAAAAGGTCTGGACAAAAACATCCTGGCGCTAAAGGAACTTGCGCCCCGCTATCCTGAGATCACTTACGAAATCATCGGTGATGGGCCGGCGCGGCACATCCACAAGGAGCTTGTAAAAAGTGAAGGGCTTGAAAAGCACGTACGCTTTCTCGGTACCCTCCCGAAAGCAGAGGTCATGAAAGCGATGGCCTCTGCCACGGTCTTCAGTCTCCCGAGTGAGCAGGAGACGTTCGGTCTCGTTTACCTGGAAGCAATGATTCACGGCACTCCTGCCATCTGCTGCGCCGGTCAGGGCGTGGATGGTATCATTAAGGAAAAAGAAACGGGCATGCTCGTTGAATCAGGGGATACAGCAGCACTCGTCTCTGCACTTGATTTTCTCTTATCCAACCCTGATCTGGCACGGGAAATCGGGAATCGAGGCCGGGAAACGGTGATGCAGAACTATACGTGGGAAAGGATCGGCGAACAGCTCGAAGATCTGTACGAAACGATCATAGCAAAACGTCCGCCAGGCTCATAAACCTGACGGACGTTTTTTTATGCTTTATTGCATCTGCGATCAATCAGCAGACCTATTCATTTAACAGAATCCGGTAGCGGCTCTCGCCTTCCGCAACCGTCATGCGTGCTGATACTTTATTGCTGTATGGGTTAACCCGGCTGTCCAGAAACGCCGGTTCTTCCTCGTATTCCGCAAGCTTAAGATCCCACTGGGAATATGATTCGTCTTCAATCGGCTCGTCCACGATGAACCAGTTTTCGATTCCAAGACCAGGTGCAACATCATTGCGGTAATAAAAGTTCCACTCGCCGCTCAGTTCCTGACCGGACTCGATCGTCCATTCTCTGGCAATCCCCTCAGCATCTTCTGCTTCATCTGCCCGAATCGCAAGGTCTGCATCTTCGAATGGTTCGTCCGGAGTAAACGACGCGATCACCCAGCCCTGCTCATCGGTCAGGTGTACGATCTCCCCTGCCTCAAGGGATTCGCCTTCAAGTAAAGCCTCATACGCCGTTTCGCCTTTCCCTTCAATTTCCTGCTTCAGGTACTCATAACGAAGGTGAACGTAATCTTTCAGCACATCCCGGAAATACTCACTGTGCTCAGGATCACCCATATGGTTGGCCGTATGCAGTTCAAACTTTTCCATACCTTCTGTATCGGCAAGAGACCGCTCGATCCACTCGTAATAATCATCGATTTTTGCTTCGAAATAGTCAATTGTAAACGTCTCGTCCATCAGTTCAAGGAGACGGTCATAAAGCTCGTCACGAAGCTCATCTGTATCATAAAAAAGATCGATCAGTTCGTTGTTCCATCTTCCCCGTGGATACAAGTCCACTTCATAGGAGAAGAAGTGGTTAGCTACTCCGAATCCCGAACGGGTGTGAGAACCGAACGACAGATCTTTGTCCCATGGAATCACGTGCCACTGGTCACTTGACTCTTCGTGATACAGCCAGTAATCATCCCCGTACGCATCCATATCACCAACAAGTATGTGGACGGCGAGCCAGTCCGTAAAGTTTTCACGGTCAAACCGCTCGTCAAATTCTTCAGTAAACGTCTCACCGGGCTCTGACTCGTTCAACCACACAATCAGATCATAGAGCCTGGACCAGTCAGGATCTCCGCGGTAATTGAAATTGTTCTCAAGAAACTCCTCGGGGTTTTCAACGGATTCTATATCAAATCCGAACACCGATTCCACTTCCAAATCATCATTGTCACGAAGTTCGTCCCGTATGAGCGTTCCCTCCGGCTCTGATCCTGCATCAAGACCCTGACGTTCAATAAAATTGTGATCAATCCGGTCCACATGAAAATACAGACCTTCATACACATCGTTGATCACAAGATGAAAATATTCCACGCTTGGCGCCGGCTGCCCCAGTTCCGAAAACATTTCCATGCTCAGACGATCCCGCATAATTGTCGGATCGGTCCATACGGCATTCAGATTCATCCGGTCATGATCAAAGAGAAACGGCTGGTCTTCCTCAAACCGGATGTTAAAGGATTTCTTCGGCGCATAACGGGAAGAATTCCCGCGGTAGCGGAATGCCACCTCCTGCGCTTCGGCCTCTGGATCTTCAAAGCTTACCGTTCCATCAATCCGGTCATCGTTAAACAGGTCCCTCGAATACAGCTCCTCAATATCCTCTTCGGCTGCTGAAAGATAGAGAAACGGAATCGGTTCACGTGCGATATCCACGTAGGTCTCCGATCCATGGAAATCGTCCCCTGCCTCTTCGCTCCCCGGATTCCCGAACACATATAGTTCCCTTAAATGGCGAAGTCCGGATACCGGCTCGAAGTCCTCAATACGGTTATTTCTCACATCAAAAACAGCCAGCCCGGTCAGGTGTTCGGCTCCATCGAGTGTGGTAATCTCTTTTCCTGCTGCACGGAGAACCTGAATTGTATGTAATTCTCCTGCTGTGAGAGGCTCATCATTTTCTTTACCGAGCTGCTCCCTTATGAGGCTGTCCAAAGCCGGATCTTCTATGAATGCTTCTTCATCCGGATCTTCAGGTGCATTTTCCGCCGGTCCGCTTTCGTCTTCAGCTGTCTCTTCCTGATCTTCCCCAAGGTCATTTTCCTCCAGCATGTATGCAAAAAACCACACACCGGCCAGAATAACGATCAAACCGAGAACAATGCCTATCTGTTTTTTCTTCACTTTTAGTTATCCCCCAATTCCATAATCAAGCCTCCCCCGCTTCAGGAGGCACTTATCCTATAAAAGCTCTGTTAAAGTTTATTGCTGATTTCCGCGGAATGATTAGCATCAAGCTTTAACACAGCTAATATAAAAGCGCCCAGCAAAGGATTTCTCTCTTCGCTGCACGCTGTGTATTGTACCATTTACCTTATTGCTCCCACAACTTTCCTTATAATTGAAAGCAGCGGCTGTTTTTTCGAGCCCAGCAGTCCGATCCGTTCGGCTCCAAGTTCAATGGCAACGAGCAGGAGCGCCACAAGCAGTACGGACGTCCAGAGCGCAGTCGCATTAAACAGAATCGCAGAAATCCCGAACAGAGCGCTCATGCCGTAGATCATCAAAACAGTATGCTGATGGGAAAAGCCCATATCCAGAAGACAGTAATGAAGATGTTTTCTGTCAGGCGCATAGATTTTCTGGTTATTCAGCTTTCGCCTGATGATGGCGAAGAGCGTATCAAAAATCGGAATCCCCAGAATCAGAATCGGAATGACAAAGCTGAAAATCGTCACGTTTTTAAACAGGCCGAGCATCGAAATGACAGCGATGGAAAAGCCGAGAAACATCGCCCCGGTATCACCCATGAAGATCTTTGCCGGGTAAAAATTGAACAGAAGAAATCCGAGTGTGGCACCGAGAAGAGCAAGTGACAGGCCGATTACGAGGATCTGCCCATCCATTACAGCCATGAGAAAAATCGTGAACAGGGCGATGCCTGACGTCCCGGCGGCAAGGCCGTCAAGGCCGTCGATCAGGTTAATCGCATTTGTAATGGCAACGATCCAGAGCATCGTAATCGGGATGCTCCACACGCCCAGTTCCACCTGGCCGTAAAACGGGATCGACACCAGTTCGATCATCAGTCCGGACATCACAATACAGAAGGCGGCAAGTGTCTGGACGATAATTTTAGCCTTCGCTGTCAGCGTGTACTTATCATCGGCAAGGCCGAGCAGCACGATCAGCATCGCGCCTCCGGCAATACCCCAGAAATAATCAAGTGAAGGTCCCCAGAAAACCACACCGGCTACGGTACCTGACACAATGGCAAGTCCTCCGAGACGGGGCATGGCACCTTCGTGAATTTTACGATAGTTGGGCACATCTACAGCACCGGTCAGATATGAAATTTTCTTCGCCAGCGGTGTGGCTGAAACGGCTACGATAAATGCGATCGCAAAAATCAGCACATACGTCAACATGCTCTCTCACCTTCTGTGTCTGCTCGACTTGATTACATTTACATTCTTATAAAATAGACGCTGTAACTGCGGACAGGTTTCATGTCTAACCTTCAGGAACCAAGAATCTGGCGGTAAAAAGCGTCAAATGCTTCCTCCTGGCTCTCCCAGTTTGCCTCGTTCTCGAAAAACCTGCGTCCGCTCTGTTTCATCCGATTCAATTCCTCCGGATGGTCTAGGAGCCACGTGATCTGATCGGCTACCGATTGCGGGTCGCCGGGAGCAAATGTGACGCCGGCTTCTGCCTGCTCGATTTCACGCCGGTAATTGGGGAGATCCGAGGCGGCAATAACAATGCCTGAAGCCATATATTCGTACATCTTATTCGGCATACATACCCGGTGGTTAGGTACCGGAAGATAAGGAAGGATTCCGATTGAAGCTTTGTCGATAACCCCTTTGAGCTCCTGATAGGGAACCTGGCCGAGAAAGGTACAGTGCGATTCCAGATTTAGTTCCTCAATTTTTTCAAAAACGGCCTGTTTAAACGAATCACGCTCAAAACGTCCCACAAACATGACGTTTAGGTCCGGGTGTCTGTCAGCTGCAAGCCGGACGCCTTCAAGAAACTCGATTACGCCTCGGATCTGGGTAATACCGCCGAGATACAGTAGCGTTTTCGGCTCCTTGTTTTCCGCCGGCGGATCCGGAAAGTGCTGTCTGAGCGGGAAGTTCTCAAGACGGAGTTTATGCTTCTTCTTATACCGTTCTCCAATATCCTCCGTAGTATAAATGACCCCCGACAAAAAAGAAAGTGCCATTCGCTCGAATAATGTAAAGGAAGCGCGAAAAAACGTCTTTTGCCACGATTTCAGGTACGGCTTGCTCATGATTGCATTCGGATAATGCTCATGAACGTCGAAAACGACAGGCTTCCCTGTAGTCAGCCTGAGCATTACCCCAGCGAGGAGAAGCTCCGGATCGTGAAAATGATACAGATCCGCCTTCTGCTGTCTGGCCTTTTTAAAGGCGCGGAAAATGTTTCTGATCCGATCCCCGGCACCTCGCGAGGCGGGGACCGTAACGATCGGGATATCAAGCGTATTCTGCGCGGGATCCGGCGGTTCAGGTGCCACATAGGTGACCTCGTAGCCCATTTTCACGAGAGACTGAATCTGTTTATGATAGATCCTTCCGTCAAATGCCGGGTGTACTGTCGTCATGACGCAGACTTTAGTCATTTCCGGTCCCCTCCTTTCCTGATGAGACTGCCAAGAGCTGTTTCCAGGGTTCCTGCCAGTTTTCTTCTGCTGTATCGGGCAATCACTCTGTCTCTGAGACCTGACTTCATCCGGGCGATCTGATCGGGATTGTCATGGAGCTCCGCGATCACTTCAGTCAGGGAGCGGGCATTTTCAGGCTCGTAGAAGGCCCCGCCTTCAAGACTCTCTACAATCTCCCTTGCTTCCCCGTCGACACCGATCAGCACCGGCAGACCGCCTGCCATTGAATCAAAGATCTTTGACGGGATGGTGACCGAAAAGAGCTCATGATTGAGCAAGGGCACGAAAGCAAGATCCGCCTCACGGTAGATCCGGGCCATTTCGCCGCGGCTGACGGGCGGCAGAATCGTAACGTTATCCAGCTTTTTTTCTGCAGCAAGCTGTTCAATTGCTTTTCTTCGTGCTCCTTCACCTACAATGACAAAAGATAATCCGGATCTTCCCCTTAGGGATTCTGCCGCTTCAATGAACGTCTCCAGACGCTGGGCCAGACCGATGTTGCCGGCATACACAATCGTCAGTTCGGCATCCTTGCGATCAGGCAGCTGCGTTTCCGGTGCGGTTTCTTCAAGAGCGGCAATACTCACTCCGTTCGTCACCACGGTAATCTTTTCTTCCGGGATCCCGTTTTCCATGAGGATTTTCTTATATCCTTCCGTAACTGTGACCACAAGGTCTGCTTTACGGGCGAGGAAATTCTCCAGTTTCTTCGCTTTCCGGTACGCTTTCTCACTTTTGATCTGGCCGAGAATGCGCGCGAAATCGACCCACATGTCTCTTACTTCAAACACAAACGGCACACCTTTAAGCCGGCTCAGTACATAACCGGCAAGTGCACCAAACAGGTGGGGGTAGGTTGCCACAACCACATCAGGCTTCCGGACAAACAGTCCGTTCACGACTGCGGATATGACAAAGCTTATGTAGTTGGCCAGCCTGTGCCGGCTGCTTTTTTTTGTATCGGGGAATTGCCATCCCCTTCTCACTTCCACCCCATCTTCGTTTTCTTTTTTGAAAAAACGGGCTTTTCTGCCATGGGGGAAGGAGGTGAGCACCGACACATGATGGCCTTTTTCAGACAGCAGCCGGGCCATATCGCCGGCCCGGACTGCCGCTGCACCCGTTTCCGGGCGGTAATGCTGGGTAATGTATGCAATCTTCATGTTTTCCACCTCTGTACGACAACCTAGACACTTGGGTGCAGTCAGCGCACCACCTGAGTGAACATGTCCAGGTATGTCCGGACGACCGTCTCCGGCTTATAGGAAGCAAGTGTCTGTTCGAATCCCGCTTCCGCCAGTTTAAGCGTCCGTTCTTTATGATCCAGAAACTGTAAGGCCTTTGCCGTCATTTCCTCAATATTTTCCGGTTCGTACTGCATCTCGGCAAGCTCTCCGGTCAGAATGGACGGAATCGCCCCTACTGCAGGAAAAAGAACCGGGGTTTTACAGGCAAGAGATTCTATCATCGTCATGCCGAAAGATTCGTTTTTCGACGTGCTTACCGTGAAACCGCCGCTTTTGCCCACCTGATTGTAGAGATGGGGCATCCACTTCTGCTCCGCCCGGGAAATCCACGTCACTTTTTCGGTCAGGCGCTTCCGGGAAAGAACGTCGAGAAATTCATTCACGACTCTGTCACTGGCCGTCTCGCCGCCTGCCATGTAAAAGCGCACGTCATCCCGTTCAGCGAGAAGTCTGGTACAGAAATCAAGAAACAACGGCCAGTTTTTATGCAGATCCAGCTTTCCGATCCACATAATAACCGGTTCATCCGGCACGTCTTCATCAGTGTTAAATGGCCGGAACAGTTCTGTATTTACACAGTTCGGTACAATCTTCACTTTTTCTTCCGAAATCCGGAATCTTTCCTCGAGATAGCTTTTCACATACGAGGAAGGGGTGAGCACAGCTTCGTACCGCTCAGGCGGGACCTCATCCAGGTATTCGATCCGGTGGGATGTGCCGTGAACCTCAAGAATGACCTTCCCCTTAAACTCTGCCTGATCGAGGGCTTCAAAAGCCGCCGGCGTGTCGATGATCACAACGGCATCGTAGTTATTCTCCCTGA encodes:
- a CDS encoding glycosyltransferase; translation: MGYNILFISHLYPHKEDPAEGAVIHRQALALRARGHQVTIIAPRPISPRPLTLLSDKWARIYRIPRSYTWEGIEVHSPRYLTLPRKLLSSTRGTYMSRSIEKLLKRVTKKTYDLIHVHHGYPDGTAALDLGAKMKTPVATTFRGSDIDITLHQDEAHSRHILHVCRQSDALITPSPQLRKKLLDYEGYDSVHIGNGIYPEDRYTGEPERKPGPVILSVSRLLTQKGLDKNILALKELAPRYPEITYEIIGDGPARHIHKELVKSEGLEKHVRFLGTLPKAEVMKAMASATVFSLPSEQETFGLVYLEAMIHGTPAICCAGQGVDGIIKEKETGMLVESGDTAALVSALDFLLSNPDLAREIGNRGRETVMQNYTWERIGEQLEDLYETIIAKRPPGS
- a CDS encoding CotH kinase family protein; its protein translation is MKKKQIGIVLGLIVILAGVWFFAYMLEENDLGEDQEETAEDESGPAENAPEDPDEEAFIEDPALDSLIREQLGKENDEPLTAGELHTIQVLRAAGKEITTLDGAEHLTGLAVFDVRNNRIEDFEPVSGLRHLRELYVFGNPGSEEAGDDFHGSETYVDIAREPIPFLYLSAAEEDIEELYSRDLFNDDRIDGTVSFEDPEAEAQEVAFRYRGNSSRYAPKKSFNIRFEEDQPFLFDHDRMNLNAVWTDPTIMRDRLSMEMFSELGQPAPSVEYFHLVINDVYEGLYFHVDRIDHNFIERQGLDAGSEPEGTLIRDELRDNDDLEVESVFGFDIESVENPEEFLENNFNYRGDPDWSRLYDLIVWLNESEPGETFTEEFDERFDRENFTDWLAVHILVGDMDAYGDDYWLYHEESSDQWHVIPWDKDLSFGSHTRSGFGVANHFFSYEVDLYPRGRWNNELIDLFYDTDELRDELYDRLLELMDETFTIDYFEAKIDDYYEWIERSLADTEGMEKFELHTANHMGDPEHSEYFRDVLKDYVHLRYEYLKQEIEGKGETAYEALLEGESLEAGEIVHLTDEQGWVIASFTPDEPFEDADLAIRADEAEDAEGIAREWTIESGQELSGEWNFYYRNDVAPGLGIENWFIVDEPIEDESYSQWDLKLAEYEEEPAFLDSRVNPYSNKVSARMTVAEGESRYRILLNE
- a CDS encoding glycosyltransferase family 4 protein; amino-acid sequence: MLTYVLIFAIAFIVAVSATPLAKKISYLTGAVDVPNYRKIHEGAMPRLGGLAIVSGTVAGVVFWGPSLDYFWGIAGGAMLIVLLGLADDKYTLTAKAKIIVQTLAAFCIVMSGLMIELVSIPFYGQVELGVWSIPITMLWIVAITNAINLIDGLDGLAAGTSGIALFTIFLMAVMDGQILVIGLSLALLGATLGFLLFNFYPAKIFMGDTGAMFLGFSIAVISMLGLFKNVTIFSFVIPILILGIPIFDTLFAIIRRKLNNQKIYAPDRKHLHYCLLDMGFSHQHTVLMIYGMSALFGISAILFNATALWTSVLLVALLLVAIELGAERIGLLGSKKQPLLSIIRKVVGAIR
- a CDS encoding glycosyltransferase family 4 protein, with product MTKVCVMTTVHPAFDGRIYHKQIQSLVKMGYEVTYVAPEPPDPAQNTLDIPIVTVPASRGAGDRIRNIFRAFKKARQQKADLYHFHDPELLLAGVMLRLTTGKPVVFDVHEHYPNAIMSKPYLKSWQKTFFRASFTLFERMALSFLSGVIYTTEDIGERYKKKHKLRLENFPLRQHFPDPPAENKEPKTLLYLGGITQIRGVIEFLEGVRLAADRHPDLNVMFVGRFERDSFKQAVFEKIEELNLESHCTFLGQVPYQELKGVIDKASIGILPYLPVPNHRVCMPNKMYEYMASGIVIAASDLPNYRREIEQAEAGVTFAPGDPQSVADQITWLLDHPEELNRMKQSGRRFFENEANWESQEEAFDAFYRQILGS
- a CDS encoding glycosyltransferase family 4 protein, yielding MKIAYITQHYRPETGAAAVRAGDMARLLSEKGHHVSVLTSFPHGRKARFFKKENEDGVEVRRGWQFPDTKKSSRHRLANYISFVISAVVNGLFVRKPDVVVATYPHLFGALAGYVLSRLKGVPFVFEVRDMWVDFARILGQIKSEKAYRKAKKLENFLARKADLVVTVTEGYKKILMENGIPEEKITVVTNGVSIAALEETAPETQLPDRKDAELTIVYAGNIGLAQRLETFIEAAESLRGRSGLSFVIVGEGARRKAIEQLAAEKKLDNVTILPPVSRGEMARIYREADLAFVPLLNHELFSVTIPSKIFDSMAGGLPVLIGVDGEAREIVESLEGGAFYEPENARSLTEVIAELHDNPDQIARMKSGLRDRVIARYSRRKLAGTLETALGSLIRKGGDRK
- a CDS encoding glycosyltransferase family 4 protein, with product MKVLYVYRDLLLGGVTIQLANRREELDKHVTTHYAFTKDHKGRSAFKNPEGIFITETPGELAGLIRENNYDAVVIIDTPAAFEALDQAEFKGKVILEVHGTSHRIEYLDEVPPERYEAVLTPSSYVKSYLEERFRISEEKVKIVPNCVNTELFRPFNTDEDVPDEPVIMWIGKLDLHKNWPLFLDFCTRLLAERDDVRFYMAGGETASDRVVNEFLDVLSRKRLTEKVTWISRAEQKWMPHLYNQVGKSGGFTVSTSKNESFGMTMIESLACKTPVLFPAVGAIPSILTGELAEMQYEPENIEEMTAKALQFLDHKERTLKLAEAGFEQTLASYKPETVVRTYLDMFTQVVR